The genomic segment GTAATATAGGAGTACATACTACAATACACATATAGATTATATGTATTGACCATTTCTGTTTATCTGTTATCTATACCCGTTAATTATGAATGGCGTCTATTAAAAGCAATATTCATCAAATTTCAGGAGGGAACATATGTATCAGTTAACGAAACCGGACAATGTAGTTGAAATACTTGAAAAATCAGTTGCAAAATTTCCGGAGAGGCCTTTTCTCGGAACGAAAAATAAGGCATTAAAACAGTATGAATGGATATCCTATGCTGACTTTGGAAAACGCGTGGATAACGTCAGAAGTGGTTTGAGTCAACTGGGAGTTCAAAAGGATGATGCCGTTGGTGTTATCTGCAACAACAGCACGGACTGGGCTGTCTGCTTTTTTGCCAATAGCGGATTGGGTGCCCGATTTGTTCCCATGTATGAAGCCGAACTGATGCAGGTTTGGAAATATATTATCAATGACGCTAAGGTTAAAGTTCTTTTTATCAGCAAAAAAGCAATATATGACAAAATAAAAGATGCCATCTCCTCCATACCTTCCTTACAGAAAGTGATCATTATGGAAGGCGACGGACCGGATACCTTGGCGGATCTGGAAAAAAAGGGCGCAGCTAAACCCGTTAAAAGTATTTATCCTGCTCAATCAGACATATGCATCCTGATTTACACATCCGGTACGACTGGCGACCCCAAGGGCGTGCTTCTTTCTCAGGGCAACATTACAAGCAATGCTCATGCTACATCAGCCGCTTTCCCGGAAATCAACCATCTGGACGGATGTCTGAATATCCTGCCCTGGGCGCACGTTTTCGGACTTGGGGAACTTATTGCATACTGCCTGATGGGCGGGTCCATCGGTCTTGCAGAAAGCGCAGCATCCATCGGGGAAGACTTACTTCTGGTTAAACCGACATTCATGACCGCCGTTCCCAGAGTCTTCAACAAGGTCTATGATGGATTAATAACGAAGATGAATGAAGAAGGCGGGTTGGCCAAGACATTATTTTTCATGGGCGTAGAGAGCGGCAAGAAAAAACATGAGCTGGCGGCACAGGGTAAATCCAGTGCTATGGTAAATCTGAAGTTTAAGATTGCCGATGCGGTTGTTTTTGAGAAAATTCGCCAGAAACTGGGCGGCAGATTAAAAGGCGTTATGACAGGAAGCGCCGCCATGAATCCGGAAATATCCCGCTTCTTCTGGGATATGGGAGTGCCTCTTTATGACGCTTACGGATTGACGGAGACCTCGCCCGGTGCAACAATGAACTGCCCGACAAAATATAAGATAGGCAGCGTGGGTCCTTTCATGGGAATGAGCACCATCAAGATCGACAAGTCGGTTGTCGGACCGGATGCAACGGATGGAGAAATTATCATTTACGGACCCAACGTCATGCAGGGATATCACAATAAGCCGGAAGCCACAAAGGCCGTCATGACTCCGGATGGCGGATTCCGGACGGGCGACCGCGGACGTCTTGACGAGGAGGGTTTTCTCTTTATTACCGGACGACTCAAGGAACAGTTCAAACTCGAAAATGGTAAGTATGTATTCCCTGTAGCCATTGAAGAAGATATTAAGCTGAATCATTATATTGAAAATGCCATGATCTACGGGGAGGGCCGTGAATTCAATGTCGCTCTGATCATC from the Deltaproteobacteria bacterium HGW-Deltaproteobacteria-6 genome contains:
- a CDS encoding long-chain fatty acid--CoA ligase; the encoded protein is MYQLTKPDNVVEILEKSVAKFPERPFLGTKNKALKQYEWISYADFGKRVDNVRSGLSQLGVQKDDAVGVICNNSTDWAVCFFANSGLGARFVPMYEAELMQVWKYIINDAKVKVLFISKKAIYDKIKDAISSIPSLQKVIIMEGDGPDTLADLEKKGAAKPVKSIYPAQSDICILIYTSGTTGDPKGVLLSQGNITSNAHATSAAFPEINHLDGCLNILPWAHVFGLGELIAYCLMGGSIGLAESAASIGEDLLLVKPTFMTAVPRVFNKVYDGLITKMNEEGGLAKTLFFMGVESGKKKHELAAQGKSSAMVNLKFKIADAVVFEKIRQKLGGRLKGVMTGSAAMNPEISRFFWDMGVPLYDAYGLTETSPGATMNCPTKYKIGSVGPFMGMSTIKIDKSVVGPDATDGEIIIYGPNVMQGYHNKPEATKAVMTPDGGFRTGDRGRLDEEGFLFITGRLKEQFKLENGKYVFPVAIEEDIKLNHYIENAMIYGEGREFNVALIIPDFAALDKWAAKNNLPKDRAELLKKDETKKFLESEIINQLKGTYGSYEIPRKFIFISEPFSLENGMLTQTMKLKRRVVFEKYQGQIDALYKR